The Vibrio chagasii genome includes a region encoding these proteins:
- the cydD gene encoding heme ABC transporter permease/ATP-binding protein CydD: MDKKKQRSLNKWLKQQSKLAKRWLMIAISLGVLSSVFLIAQAALLASILHQLIIENVDKSELVGHFAGLALSVVGRAGCTWGREIAGYRCGEQIRVYIRQLILDKLRELGPAYIKGKPAGTWATLLLEQVEDMQDFFSRYLPQMSLSVLIPFIILVVVFPVNWVAGLIFLLTAPLVPMFMALVGMKAADANRKNFKALQRLSGHFYDRLQSMTTIRLFDRTSSETEVLKGASEVFRTRTMDVLKIAFLSSAVLEFFTSISIAMTAVYFGFTYIGELNFGHYGVGITLFAGLFILILAPEFYQPLRDLGTFYHAKQQAVGAAESIVEFLETDITKVKSGDTQLDPAQGINIEAQDLKVLSPEGVQLVGPISFALNTRQSTALVGPSGAGKTSLINAILGFMPYEGSLKINGIELRDLDLASWRKTISWVGQNPLLLHGSIRDNVTLGKQDITDQTVQNALDQSFASEFVNEHGLDYMISDRSGGLSVGQSQRLALARAMIQDGQFWLLDEPTASLDTRSEQLVMKGINSNIESRTALLVTHQLAPLQSVDNIMVMRDGGLVEQGHYSQLSTAGGLFEEMLNANLAQQDNKGNLDA; encoded by the coding sequence ATGGATAAGAAAAAACAACGCAGCTTGAATAAGTGGCTTAAGCAACAAAGTAAGTTAGCAAAACGCTGGCTTATGATTGCGATTAGCCTTGGCGTACTTTCAAGTGTGTTTTTAATTGCTCAAGCAGCGCTTCTCGCCTCTATTCTTCACCAGTTGATCATCGAGAATGTCGATAAATCTGAACTGGTTGGTCATTTTGCTGGCTTGGCACTCTCGGTCGTTGGCCGTGCGGGCTGTACATGGGGTCGTGAAATCGCAGGTTATCGCTGTGGTGAACAGATCCGTGTCTACATTAGGCAGCTCATTCTAGACAAGCTACGCGAACTGGGCCCTGCTTACATCAAAGGTAAGCCAGCCGGTACGTGGGCAACGCTGTTGCTAGAACAAGTTGAAGACATGCAAGACTTCTTCTCACGTTACTTGCCACAGATGTCTTTGTCAGTACTGATTCCATTCATTATTTTGGTTGTGGTATTCCCAGTAAACTGGGTAGCCGGCCTTATCTTCTTGCTGACTGCGCCACTGGTACCGATGTTCATGGCATTGGTGGGTATGAAAGCCGCAGACGCAAACCGTAAAAACTTCAAAGCGCTTCAGCGTCTTTCAGGTCACTTTTACGATCGTTTGCAGTCCATGACAACCATTCGTCTTTTCGACCGCACTAGCTCTGAAACAGAAGTGTTGAAAGGTGCATCTGAGGTGTTCAGAACGCGCACAATGGATGTATTGAAGATCGCTTTCTTGTCGTCTGCAGTGCTTGAGTTCTTCACGTCTATCTCGATTGCGATGACGGCGGTTTACTTTGGTTTTACTTACATCGGCGAGCTTAACTTTGGTCACTACGGTGTTGGCATTACGCTATTCGCAGGTCTGTTTATCCTTATCTTGGCGCCAGAGTTTTACCAACCTCTGCGTGACTTAGGTACTTTCTACCACGCTAAACAACAAGCGGTAGGCGCAGCCGAGAGTATTGTTGAGTTCCTAGAAACCGACATCACTAAGGTTAAATCAGGTGACACTCAACTGGACCCAGCTCAAGGAATCAATATTGAAGCTCAAGATTTGAAAGTATTGAGCCCTGAAGGTGTTCAACTGGTAGGCCCAATCTCGTTCGCACTGAATACTCGCCAGTCAACGGCATTAGTTGGCCCAAGTGGTGCGGGTAAGACAAGTTTGATTAATGCCATTCTTGGTTTCATGCCTTATGAAGGAAGCTTGAAAATCAATGGTATTGAACTGCGTGATTTAGACTTGGCATCTTGGCGTAAGACCATTAGCTGGGTTGGTCAAAACCCACTGTTGCTGCACGGCAGCATTCGTGACAACGTCACCCTAGGTAAGCAAGATATCACAGACCAAACGGTTCAAAACGCACTAGACCAATCTTTCGCTAGTGAGTTCGTTAATGAGCACGGCTTGGACTACATGATTTCTGATCGTTCTGGCGGCCTATCTGTTGGTCAATCTCAACGTTTGGCACTGGCTCGCGCAATGATTCAAGACGGCCAATTCTGGTTGCTTGATGAACCTACTGCTAGCCTAGATACTCGTAGTGAGCAGCTAGTGATGAAAGGCATCAACAGCAACATTGAAAGTCGCACTGCCCTGCTTGTGACGCACCAACTGGCTCCTCTTCAATCGGTCGATAACATTATGGTTATGCGCGATGGTGGTCTTGTGGAACAGGGTCATTACTCTCAGCTTTCGACTGCGGGTGGTTTATTCGAAGAGATGCTAAACGCGAATTTAGCTCAACAAGACAATAAGGGTAATTTAGATGCGTGA
- a CDS encoding BCCT family transporter, giving the protein MTKGIDKYSIDSTDYTVGQDNVQKWGFDVHNPVFGISAGLIALFLIGVLITDTASAKAALDGVKGQIINSFDWLFIWSGNIFVIFCLGLIVSPYGKIRLGGVDATADYSFMSWLSMLFAAGMGIGLMFWSVAEPAAYYTGLYETPLGVEANTPEAAKLALGATMYHWGLHPWAIYGVVALSLAFFSYNKGLPLSIRSIFYPILGDRAWGWAGHIVDILAVLATLFGLATSLGLGAQQAASGIQHVFGIEAGLGLQVIVITAVTLLAVVSVLRGIDGGVKVISNINMLVAFLLLILVALIGYAVTLGSIPTTLMAYIENIIPLSNPHGREDETWMHGWTVFYWAWWISWSPFVGMFIARVSKGRTVREFITAVLIVPTTVTIIWMSVFGGMAIDQIVNNVGILGQDGLTDVSLAMFQMFDALPFGTLLSIIAVVLVLVFFITSSDSGSLVIDSITAGGKVDTPVPQRVFWAFLEGAIAVALLWVGGTEAVQALQAGAISTALPFTIILLLMCVSLLMGMRTEKR; this is encoded by the coding sequence ATGACTAAAGGTATAGATAAATACAGTATCGACAGTACGGATTACACTGTTGGTCAAGATAACGTCCAAAAATGGGGTTTTGATGTTCATAACCCAGTATTTGGTATCAGTGCGGGACTTATCGCTTTGTTCCTGATCGGTGTTCTTATTACAGATACCGCTTCGGCAAAGGCTGCACTAGATGGCGTTAAAGGCCAGATTATCAATTCGTTTGATTGGCTTTTCATCTGGTCGGGTAATATTTTCGTAATTTTCTGCTTAGGTTTGATTGTTTCTCCGTACGGCAAAATCCGCCTTGGTGGTGTTGATGCGACGGCAGATTATTCTTTTATGTCTTGGCTATCGATGCTGTTTGCCGCAGGTATGGGTATCGGCTTGATGTTCTGGAGTGTGGCAGAGCCAGCAGCATATTACACCGGTTTGTATGAGACTCCGTTAGGTGTTGAAGCGAATACACCAGAAGCGGCTAAGCTAGCACTAGGTGCAACCATGTATCACTGGGGACTGCACCCTTGGGCGATTTATGGTGTAGTGGCATTGTCACTGGCTTTCTTCTCTTACAACAAGGGATTACCTCTTTCAATTCGTTCTATCTTTTACCCAATCTTAGGCGATAGAGCTTGGGGCTGGGCAGGTCACATTGTTGATATTCTTGCAGTGCTTGCAACCCTATTCGGTTTGGCGACATCACTTGGCCTGGGTGCACAACAAGCGGCAAGTGGTATTCAGCATGTATTCGGCATTGAAGCGGGCTTAGGGCTGCAAGTTATTGTGATTACAGCGGTGACTTTATTGGCGGTAGTATCAGTACTTCGTGGTATTGATGGTGGCGTTAAAGTTATCAGTAACATCAACATGTTGGTTGCTTTCCTACTGCTTATCTTAGTGGCTCTAATCGGCTACGCGGTGACTTTAGGTTCTATCCCAACAACATTGATGGCATACATTGAAAACATCATTCCGCTAAGTAACCCTCACGGTCGCGAAGATGAAACGTGGATGCACGGTTGGACTGTATTCTACTGGGCTTGGTGGATCTCATGGTCTCCATTCGTAGGTATGTTTATCGCACGTGTTTCTAAAGGTCGTACCGTTCGTGAGTTCATCACAGCAGTACTGATTGTACCGACTACAGTGACTATCATTTGGATGTCAGTATTCGGTGGCATGGCGATTGACCAAATCGTGAATAACGTTGGTATTCTTGGTCAAGACGGCCTAACGGATGTATCACTAGCAATGTTCCAAATGTTTGATGCACTGCCGTTCGGTACTCTGCTTTCAATCATTGCGGTTGTATTGGTTCTAGTATTCTTCATTACATCGTCTGACTCAGGCTCTCTAGTAATCGACAGCATCACCGCGGGTGGTAAAGTTGATACACCTGTGCCTCAACGTGTGTTCTGGGCGTTCCTTGAAGGTGCGATTGCAGTGGCACTATTGTGGGTTGGTGGTACTGAAGCAGTACAAGCTCTTCAAGCTGGTGCTATCTCGACGGCGCTGCCTTTCACCATCATTCTGTTATTGATGTGTGTGAGCTTGCTAATGGGTATGCGTACAGAAAAACGCTAG
- a CDS encoding nucleoside 2-deoxyribosyltransferase encodes MKRIYLAGPEVFLTDAVSIGDQKKKICEAYGFEGIFPLDNILELNEPSPQQNGLKIGRANEELIESCDIVIANMTPFRGASCDVGTAYEMGFGKALGKTVLAYSNNSDLFLKRNLDQLPNAKQIDE; translated from the coding sequence TTGAAACGCATTTATCTAGCAGGACCAGAAGTATTTCTAACTGACGCTGTCTCTATCGGTGATCAAAAGAAGAAGATTTGTGAAGCTTATGGCTTCGAAGGTATTTTCCCACTCGACAATATTCTAGAGTTGAATGAACCTAGCCCTCAGCAAAATGGCTTAAAGATTGGCCGCGCTAATGAAGAGCTTATTGAGAGCTGTGATATCGTCATCGCCAACATGACACCTTTCAGAGGCGCGAGCTGCGATGTGGGTACAGCCTATGAGATGGGCTTTGGTAAAGCGCTAGGTAAAACGGTACTTGCCTACAGCAACAATTCTGATCTTTTCTTAAAACGAAACCTAGACCAACTGCCAAATGCTAAGCAAATCGATGAGTAA
- a CDS encoding redoxin family protein: MKKTLITLAALILTTTAGAADYLTTSETAPTGKDNTLTLYYETTFNLVGNSLAVGDYLPSVTLMTNKNQPYDTTAKTDKVRIFSLLASIDTPVCNQQAQDLSNFVKANPELTDNIEFIGLSADTTFALDRFKNEKGITDNLTLLSDAKDHVFGFESGTQINELGLLARSTFVVDKDNKIVHIQRVPELTMIPDLDKAVEVAKKYF, from the coding sequence ATGAAAAAAACGCTAATCACGCTAGCGGCACTGATTTTAACCACAACGGCTGGTGCTGCGGACTACTTAACAACCAGTGAAACGGCTCCAACAGGGAAAGACAATACGCTGACTTTATACTACGAGACAACGTTCAACCTTGTTGGTAATAGCTTGGCTGTTGGTGATTACCTGCCTTCAGTGACATTGATGACAAACAAAAATCAGCCGTACGATACCACAGCAAAAACAGACAAAGTGCGTATCTTTAGTTTACTGGCTTCGATTGACACACCAGTATGTAACCAACAAGCTCAGGATCTTTCTAACTTTGTAAAAGCAAACCCTGAACTGACAGATAACATTGAATTTATCGGCCTAAGTGCAGACACGACTTTCGCACTGGATCGATTCAAGAATGAGAAAGGTATTACAGACAACCTAACTTTGCTTTCAGATGCCAAAGACCACGTTTTTGGTTTTGAATCAGGCACACAAATCAACGAGCTTGGTTTATTGGCTCGTAGCACATTCGTTGTCGATAAAGACAACAAAATCGTTCATATTCAGCGAGTTCCAGAGCTGACTATGATTCCAGATTTGGACAAAGCTGTTGAAGTAGCGAAAAAATACTTCTAA
- a CDS encoding methyl-accepting chemotaxis protein, translated as MKLTLKQKLIGASLSAVIVMATALTWLSANQLFEQTRNGVYLRAESVSEAASEGIKNWIGIRTDIASAFNDFSRESDVVPFLKQARVAGGFDDIFLGTPEGGMYRSHPERNRADYDPRQRPWYQEANAAGKQIITTAYQDAITKALLVTIAEPVRHNGQLVGVVGADVLIDQLVNDVISLDVGDNAHAMLIDASDGTFLAHPDSALSLKPVSQLSNDISMPIIENAVRTGSIEIIKERGAEKLLYFTKVPNTNWIFAVQMDRATEEANHSTLLTQLIMTAVVITLIVIVLASWLVSFLFRDLNRVSAALEEIASGEGDLTQRLEPKSDDEIGQLAQNFNRFVGNMHTMVIKLSEVSAALGNQARQTASQAEERSARIQMQQDEINMVATAVNEMAAATQEIAGNADHTAQNSSEAVGACEHGTGQVTQTQSSIQNLAQEVQIATNVILELEEHGNSINAILSNIQGIAEQTNLLALNAAIEAARAGEQGRGFAVVADEVRVLSQRTHGSTQEIQQTIELLQGTTGKAVSIMNDSRTLAETSVDDANSAAASLTQIHAAVERISDMATQIASAAEEQASVTSEITRNTEGIRDVSNELADEAHQAAEQAAQLSELSHELESEISRFKL; from the coding sequence ATGAAACTAACACTAAAACAGAAGTTAATAGGTGCTAGCCTATCTGCTGTTATAGTTATGGCAACAGCGTTGACCTGGCTATCAGCAAACCAACTATTTGAACAGACTCGTAATGGCGTATACCTACGAGCTGAAAGCGTATCAGAAGCAGCATCTGAAGGTATTAAAAACTGGATTGGTATTCGCACGGATATCGCATCAGCATTTAATGACTTTTCACGAGAAAGCGATGTTGTTCCTTTCCTAAAGCAAGCTCGCGTAGCGGGTGGTTTTGACGATATCTTTTTAGGTACACCAGAAGGTGGCATGTACCGTTCACACCCTGAACGTAATCGTGCAGATTACGATCCACGTCAACGCCCTTGGTACCAAGAAGCAAATGCAGCAGGTAAGCAGATCATTACTACGGCTTACCAAGATGCAATCACTAAAGCACTACTAGTAACCATCGCAGAACCAGTTCGTCACAATGGTCAACTTGTTGGTGTGGTAGGTGCTGACGTACTTATCGATCAATTGGTTAATGACGTTATCAGCCTAGATGTGGGTGACAATGCTCACGCAATGCTAATCGATGCGTCTGACGGCACATTCCTAGCGCACCCAGATTCAGCACTAAGCCTGAAGCCAGTAAGCCAGCTTTCTAATGACATCTCTATGCCTATTATCGAGAACGCAGTGCGTACTGGTAGCATCGAGATCATTAAAGAACGTGGCGCTGAGAAGCTGCTTTACTTCACGAAAGTACCAAACACTAACTGGATCTTCGCGGTTCAGATGGACCGAGCGACTGAAGAAGCAAACCACTCAACACTACTTACTCAGCTTATTATGACTGCTGTAGTGATCACGCTTATCGTGATCGTACTGGCTTCTTGGTTGGTGAGTTTCCTATTCCGCGACCTAAACCGAGTTTCTGCGGCACTTGAAGAGATCGCTTCAGGTGAAGGTGACCTTACTCAGCGTCTTGAGCCAAAGAGCGACGACGAAATTGGTCAGCTTGCACAAAACTTCAACCGTTTTGTGGGCAACATGCACACAATGGTGATCAAGCTAAGTGAAGTGTCTGCTGCATTGGGTAACCAAGCGCGCCAAACTGCATCACAAGCGGAAGAGCGTAGCGCTCGCATCCAGATGCAACAAGACGAAATCAACATGGTTGCAACGGCTGTTAACGAAATGGCAGCGGCAACACAAGAGATCGCGGGTAACGCAGACCACACGGCACAGAACTCATCTGAAGCGGTTGGTGCGTGTGAGCACGGTACTGGTCAAGTAACACAGACTCAAAGTTCAATCCAAAACCTTGCTCAAGAAGTTCAGATTGCGACGAACGTAATCCTAGAGCTTGAAGAACACGGTAATAGCATCAACGCTATCTTGTCTAACATTCAAGGCATCGCTGAACAGACAAACCTACTTGCACTTAACGCAGCGATTGAAGCAGCTCGTGCAGGTGAGCAAGGTCGTGGCTTTGCGGTTGTTGCTGATGAAGTTCGTGTTCTGAGCCAACGTACACACGGTTCAACACAAGAGATTCAACAGACTATCGAATTGCTACAAGGTACAACAGGCAAAGCGGTTAGCATCATGAATGACAGCCGTACTCTGGCTGAAACCAGTGTTGATGACGCAAACTCAGCGGCTGCAAGCCTAACGCAAATTCATGCTGCTGTTGAACGTATCAGCGACATGGCGACACAGATTGCTTCTGCGGCAGAAGAACAAGCTTCTGTAACGTCTGAGATTACTCGTAACACTGAGGGAATCCGTGACGTGTCTAACGAGCTAGCAGACGAAGCACACCAAGCGGCAGAGCAAGCAGCTCAGCTGTCTGAACTGTCTCACGAGCTAGAGAGCGAAATCAGTCGCTTCAAGCTGTAA
- a CDS encoding EAL domain-containing protein codes for MLEWNSEHRRYEMSVLGFKVHSVFQSINDADQNVFGYEAICRVEMQGAKVNVKRFYKILEDFGEKSEFRFKFFLNIMHLRNFRNSSIYGRDLKLFLNVTPCFFKYFSYGKDLNSLYLPLIKEERVDLSQIVVEIVEDYCPLADIESLHRGTEYLRNIGISFALDDFGSGWAGYSRMAVVKPDYLKVSRDMLIEFAMSGSQDDNLLEELNTITTIQGIKVIFEGIENVDNLRSAAQYGADYYQGYHIDFPKSYPVNMQDQGVATPDEKFRLNTYLNKKTRITSKSA; via the coding sequence ATGCTTGAGTGGAACTCTGAACACCGTCGATACGAGATGTCGGTTCTTGGATTTAAAGTGCACAGTGTCTTTCAGTCGATTAATGACGCTGACCAAAATGTGTTTGGCTATGAGGCGATATGCCGAGTAGAGATGCAAGGTGCAAAGGTAAACGTTAAACGCTTCTATAAAATTCTTGAGGACTTCGGTGAGAAGTCTGAGTTTAGATTTAAGTTTTTCTTGAACATTATGCACTTGAGAAACTTTCGGAACTCGAGCATCTACGGTCGTGATCTAAAGCTGTTTCTCAATGTTACCCCATGCTTTTTTAAGTACTTTTCATACGGGAAAGACTTAAACAGCTTATATCTCCCGTTAATCAAGGAGGAGCGGGTAGACTTGAGTCAAATCGTCGTCGAAATTGTCGAGGACTATTGCCCTTTAGCTGACATAGAGAGTTTACATCGAGGTACTGAGTACCTCAGAAACATAGGTATTTCGTTCGCACTGGATGACTTTGGCTCTGGTTGGGCGGGTTATAGCCGCATGGCAGTCGTGAAGCCTGACTACCTCAAAGTGAGCCGTGATATGTTGATTGAGTTTGCTATGAGTGGTTCTCAAGACGACAACCTTTTGGAAGAACTGAACACCATTACGACGATACAAGGTATTAAGGTGATTTTTGAGGGGATTGAGAACGTGGATAACTTACGTTCTGCTGCCCAGTATGGGGCTGATTATTATCAGGGTTACCACATAGATTTCCCTAAATCTTATCCTGTAAACATGCAAGACCAAGGTGTTGCCACGCCAGATGAAAAATTCAGGCTAAACACTTATCTCAATAAGAAAACCAGAATAACGAGTAAAAGCGCTTAA
- a CDS encoding transcriptional regulator, which yields MINDNSLVINDELHINLSDRSIMNIENKTLIKLRPKPFRVLLYLHNHNGRCVSKDELFSECWNGAIVSDQSLTNTISTLRKSLKTIGIKNTKLTTVNKAGYLLEKISNEESSEAHLPTESHSPTETSLTSETQEDDTVAAAAIDGATSEVSVPVEVIDNQEPSNKPRETLVYLKKLFMLMLAISSLSLIRGCYNTNNINKNMTQRLVSTENISYNLVDHTGMLDLDSMEGIIRVSSYKDCRARHIDITVTKNGEGVFETDFSIVYKNKAHNYLHSYKIKNDSSEVRILQISKILSLCKLSF from the coding sequence ATGATTAATGATAATTCACTTGTAATTAATGATGAGTTACATATAAACCTGAGCGATCGTTCGATAATGAATATCGAAAATAAAACCTTAATCAAACTAAGGCCAAAACCATTCCGTGTTTTACTCTATTTGCATAACCATAATGGTCGATGTGTGAGTAAAGATGAGCTTTTTAGTGAATGTTGGAACGGTGCCATTGTCTCTGATCAATCTCTAACCAATACGATCAGTACGTTAAGAAAGTCGCTCAAAACGATTGGTATTAAAAATACAAAGCTCACCACGGTGAATAAAGCTGGCTATTTGCTTGAGAAAATATCCAATGAAGAGTCATCAGAAGCCCATCTACCTACTGAAAGCCATTCACCAACTGAAACCAGTCTAACTTCCGAAACCCAGGAGGACGACACAGTAGCCGCTGCTGCCATAGATGGAGCAACAAGCGAAGTCTCAGTACCTGTCGAAGTAATCGACAACCAAGAGCCGTCGAATAAACCTCGCGAAACTCTGGTTTATCTTAAAAAGCTATTCATGTTAATGCTGGCTATTTCCTCCTTGTCACTCATTAGAGGTTGCTATAACACAAATAATATCAACAAAAATATGACCCAGCGTTTGGTGTCCACAGAAAACATCTCATATAACCTTGTTGATCATACGGGGATGTTAGACCTTGATAGTATGGAGGGAATAATCCGAGTAAGCTCATATAAGGACTGTAGAGCTAGGCATATTGATATAACAGTAACTAAAAATGGCGAAGGTGTTTTTGAGACCGATTTTTCGATAGTTTATAAGAATAAAGCCCATAACTACTTGCATTCATACAAAATAAAAAATGACAGCTCTGAAGTTAGAATATTACAAATATCCAAGATACTCAGCTTATGTAAGCTCTCATTTTAA
- the cydC gene encoding heme ABC transporter ATP-binding protein/permease CydC, translated as MRDLLPYLKLYKKHWFGLSLGMLLAFATLSASIGLLTLSGWFISASAVAGLTIARETFNYMLPGGGVRGLAMSRTAGRWGERVVSHNATFKLLTDLRIFFFKKLAPLIPGRISNLRDADLLNRLVADVDAMDHVYLRLVSPVTVGVFGIFFLTLFLMWFDTSLGLILGSILLIMLLIWPVLFYKLGKCNGGELTQNKAELRVTTLDWIEGYSELTLFGAEERYRNAILETQQKLMANQFVNANLTGMASAALMLFNGLTLVLMLWLAADGVGGNAPDPFIALMAFATMASFELLMPIAGAFQHLGQTLSSARRLNEVILSEPEVQFAEEKLDINKPLDITFSNVTFNYPDSERSVLNAVDLTIPATNKVAIVGQTGSGKSTLIQLLTRYWDPKKGYISIAGIELTQWNESQLRESISVVSQRVDILNGSLRDNLLIAKPDANDEHLANILKDVGLEKLLENDGLNSWLGDGGRQLSGGEKRRVGIARAILHDAPILLLDEPTEGLDKQTEQSIMALFEKHFEGKTVIFITHRLIGLEAMDSIVLIEQGEIVEHGSHETLLNEQGRYFQLRQAI; from the coding sequence ATGCGTGATTTACTGCCTTACCTGAAACTCTATAAAAAGCATTGGTTTGGCCTATCGCTAGGCATGCTATTGGCTTTTGCTACTCTGTCAGCTTCTATTGGCTTGTTAACGCTATCGGGTTGGTTCATTTCCGCTTCTGCGGTTGCAGGCCTGACGATTGCGCGTGAAACCTTCAACTACATGCTACCGGGTGGTGGTGTACGTGGTTTGGCTATGAGCCGTACTGCGGGTCGTTGGGGTGAACGTGTTGTAAGCCATAATGCGACATTCAAACTACTGACTGATCTACGTATCTTCTTCTTCAAGAAGCTGGCTCCGCTGATCCCAGGTCGTATTTCAAACCTACGTGACGCTGACCTACTGAACCGCTTGGTTGCTGATGTCGACGCCATGGACCACGTTTACTTGCGCTTAGTAAGCCCTGTGACGGTTGGTGTGTTTGGTATCTTCTTCCTGACTCTGTTCTTGATGTGGTTTGATACTTCACTAGGTCTGATCTTAGGTTCTATCCTGCTTATCATGCTGTTGATTTGGCCTGTCTTGTTTTACAAGCTGGGTAAATGTAACGGTGGTGAGCTGACGCAAAACAAAGCGGAGCTGCGTGTTACCACTCTTGATTGGATTGAAGGCTACAGCGAACTGACTCTATTTGGTGCGGAAGAGCGTTACCGTAATGCGATTCTAGAAACCCAACAGAAGCTGATGGCGAACCAGTTTGTGAACGCTAACCTAACCGGCATGGCTTCAGCAGCGCTTATGCTGTTCAACGGTTTGACGTTGGTTCTGATGCTTTGGCTAGCGGCTGACGGCGTGGGTGGTAATGCTCCAGATCCGTTCATCGCGTTAATGGCGTTTGCAACCATGGCAAGTTTTGAACTATTGATGCCAATCGCGGGCGCGTTCCAGCATTTAGGTCAGACTTTGTCTTCTGCACGTCGCTTGAATGAAGTGATTCTTTCAGAACCTGAAGTTCAGTTCGCGGAAGAGAAACTAGACATTAACAAGCCGCTTGATATTACGTTCTCAAACGTGACGTTCAACTATCCTGACTCTGAGCGCAGTGTTCTGAACGCTGTCGATCTAACGATCCCGGCAACGAACAAAGTAGCGATTGTAGGTCAAACGGGTTCGGGTAAATCGACACTGATTCAACTTCTAACTCGCTACTGGGATCCTAAGAAAGGCTATATCTCTATCGCGGGCATTGAACTAACACAATGGAACGAGTCACAACTACGTGAATCGATCAGTGTGGTAAGCCAGCGTGTCGACATCTTGAATGGCAGCCTACGCGACAACCTGTTGATTGCGAAACCAGATGCTAACGATGAACACCTAGCTAACATCCTTAAAGACGTTGGCCTAGAAAAGCTACTTGAGAATGATGGTCTTAATAGCTGGTTAGGTGACGGTGGTCGTCAACTGTCTGGTGGTGAGAAGCGCCGTGTTGGTATTGCACGTGCCATTCTTCATGATGCCCCTATCCTGCTGCTTGATGAGCCAACCGAAGGCCTAGATAAGCAAACTGAGCAGAGCATCATGGCACTGTTTGAGAAGCATTTTGAAGGTAAGACAGTTATTTTCATTACACACCGTTTGATTGGTCTGGAAGCGATGGATTCTATCGTTCTGATTGAACAAGGTGAGATTGTAGAACATGGCTCTCACGAGACACTGTTGAACGAACAAGGACGCTATTTCCAACTTCGTCAGGCAATCTAG